A single genomic interval of Oncorhynchus tshawytscha isolate Ot180627B linkage group LG15, Otsh_v2.0, whole genome shotgun sequence harbors:
- the LOC112264550 gene encoding uncharacterized protein LOC112264550 isoform X2, with translation MDNIIDLASEQGLPLFSLRLLVPPLRLMCAFMWQVTQQRNVMQYGKLEEFVTLVTEMVPELLNSRQRTQLILGLRARMVLELCCSAGSADLLTIQAHLDIIHTLTETSLHKESHGDELDASDSNFVELVQTLLGDPSEREHFFQEVFPVHYGPRYDTALQTLVWEFLSRLEELLPVPDLTQITAWLGAAPSVLEECGQTVFDPEQLKTVLQHHQHHGNLNNSVMPGATCGFDAVLPPTLPKGSTVWMLAKVDRIKSSPMSSSR, from the exons ATGGATAACATTATTGATCTAGCATCAGAACAAG gtctccctctgttctccttgcgTCTCCTGGTTCCACCTCTACGCCTGATGTGCGCTTTCATGTGGCAAGTGACTCAACAGCGTAATGTGATGCAGTATGGGAAGCTGGAGGAATTTGTGACTTTGGTGACAGAGATGGTTCCAGAGCTGCTGAACTCCAGGCAGAGGACCCAACTCATCCTGGGACTGAGAGCAAGG ATGGTTTTAGAGTTGTGTTGCAGTGCGGGCAGCGCTGACCTCCTGACCATCCAGGCCCACCTGGACATAATCCACACATTGACAGAAACATCTTTACACAAAGAG AGTCATGGTGATGAATTGGACGCTTCAGATTCTAACTTTGTGGAGCTAGTCCAAACCCTGCTGGGAGACCCTTCTGAGAGGGAGCATTTCTTCCAG GAGGTGTTCCCAGTCCACTATGGCCCTCGGTATGACACAGCACTGCAGACACTGGTGTGGGAGTTCCTCTCCAGACTGGAGGAGCTGCTGCCTGTACCAGACCTCACGCAG ATAACAGCATGGCTCGGTGCTGCCCCCTCTGTCCTGGAGGAATGTGGGCAGACTGTCTTTGACCCTGAACAACTGAAGACAGTGTTGCAGCACCATCAGCATCATGGAAACCTGAACAATa GTGTAATGCCgggagccacttgtggatttgacgCAGTTCTACCTCCGACACTGCCAAAAGGAAGCACTGTGTGGATGTTGGCTAAAGTGGATCGGATTAAATCGAGCCCTATGTCTTCATCCAGATGA
- the LOC112264550 gene encoding zinc finger protein 239-like isoform X1, whose translation MDNIIDLASEQGLPLFSLRLLVPPLRLMCAFMWQVTQQRNVMQYGKLEEFVTLVTEMVPELLNSRQRTQLILGLRARMVLELCCSAGSADLLTIQAHLDIIHTLTETSLHKESHGDELDASDSNFVELVQTLLGDPSEREHFFQEVFPVHYGPRYDTALQTLVWEFLSRLEELLPVPDLTQITAWLGAAPSVLEECGQTVFDPEQLKTVLQHHQHHGNLNNSHVSNYTTDTILSTLSLPPIIRVVINYEPDNSDNVRPFSDDDEDHNEILDEGTDRCLEDLGLSTSEQQEGLSPAETSVLVTPVPCDELNLDHSLNVMVNADEPSQVLTCTLPPFSHSEMANLCKDNTDQVEKDRKQVDKKEEVVRKGDKKNVIKPVDKKKEGSPAPQNRAHVCECGKVFKKPSLLTLHMGVHTMPHHCDQCPKRYATPGALKKHQLLHTEERPFACEHCDRRYRSAYDLKVHVRIHSGERRHMCTICKKRFAHPSTLVRHTRMHAGEKNYLCSICGKAFLSSGEVRLHTRTHTGENPHTCKHCGKGFKASCHLTVHLRSHTGERPYTCTQCPKSFTTSDSLRTHIYTHTGEKPHRCSECGKTFTQRCNMVNHMRRIHRLRFSKSSPTERSTKSRKNALSAKETM comes from the exons ATGGATAACATTATTGATCTAGCATCAGAACAAG gtctccctctgttctccttgcgTCTCCTGGTTCCACCTCTACGCCTGATGTGCGCTTTCATGTGGCAAGTGACTCAACAGCGTAATGTGATGCAGTATGGGAAGCTGGAGGAATTTGTGACTTTGGTGACAGAGATGGTTCCAGAGCTGCTGAACTCCAGGCAGAGGACCCAACTCATCCTGGGACTGAGAGCAAGG ATGGTTTTAGAGTTGTGTTGCAGTGCGGGCAGCGCTGACCTCCTGACCATCCAGGCCCACCTGGACATAATCCACACATTGACAGAAACATCTTTACACAAAGAG AGTCATGGTGATGAATTGGACGCTTCAGATTCTAACTTTGTGGAGCTAGTCCAAACCCTGCTGGGAGACCCTTCTGAGAGGGAGCATTTCTTCCAG GAGGTGTTCCCAGTCCACTATGGCCCTCGGTATGACACAGCACTGCAGACACTGGTGTGGGAGTTCCTCTCCAGACTGGAGGAGCTGCTGCCTGTACCAGACCTCACGCAG ATAACAGCATGGCTCGGTGCTGCCCCCTCTGTCCTGGAGGAATGTGGGCAGACTGTCTTTGACCCTGAACAACTGAAGACAGTGTTGCAGCACCATCAGCATCATGGAAACCTGAACAATa GTCATGTCTCTAATTACACCACAGATACCATCCTGTCcacactgtccctccctccaaTAATCAGAGTTGTTATTAACTACGAACCAGACAACTCTGACAATGTGAGGCCATTCTCAGATGATGATGAAGACCACAATGAAATCCTGGATGAAGGCACTGATAGATGTTTGGAGGATCTAGGACTGTCAACATCAGAGCAACAGGAGGGTCTGTCACCTGCAGAGACCTCAGTGTTGGTTACTCCAGTACCCTGTGATG AATTGAACTTGGATCATTCTCTCAACGTAATGGTGAATGCTGACGAGCCATCCCAGGTTCTTACCTGCACTCTGCCGCCATTCTCTCACAGTGAAATGGCCAACCTCTGCAAGGACAATACCGACCAAGTAGAAAAGGACAGAAAGCAGGTTGACAAGAAAGAAGAAGTGGTCAGAAAAGGAGACAAAAAGAATGTGATCAAACCGGTTGACAAGAAAAAAGAGGGATCCCCTGCACCCCAGAACAGGGCTCATGTATGTGAGTGTGGGAAGGTTTTCAAAAAACCATCACTGTTGACGCTACATATGGGAGTTCACACGATGCCACATCATTGTGACCAGTGTCCCAAACGATATGCTACTCCTGGGGCACTGAAAAAGCACCAGCTACTTCACACAGAAGAAAGACCATTCGCATGTGAACACTGTGACCGGAGGTACAGGAGTGCTTATGATCTCAAAGTGCATGTACGCATTCACTCTGGGGAGCGCCGTCACATGTGTACTATTTGTAAGAAGAGGTTTGCCCATCCAAGTACACTAGTGAGACACACGCGAATGCATGCTGGGGAGAAGAATTATTTATGTAGCATATGTGGTAAGGCATTCCTTAGCTCAGGAGAAGTGCGGTTGCATACACGAACGCACACAGGAGAAAACCCCCACACCTGTAAACATTGTGGAAAGGGTTTCAAAGCATCTTGCCATCTTACGGTTCATCTGCGATCTCACACAGGCGAGCGTCCTTACACCTGCACCCAATGCCCCAAATCTTTCACTACCTCAGACTCTCTTAGAacgcacatatatacacacactggggAGAAACCTCACCGGTGCTCAGAGTGTGGGAAAACATTTACTCAAAGGTGTAATATGGTAAATCATATGAGAAGAATTCACCGGTTAAGATTCTCCAAAAGCAGTCCAACAGAAAGAAGCACAAAGTCTCGTAAAAATGCTTTGAGTGCGAAAGAAACTATGTAA